The DNA segment AATCGACCCGCCAAAAACTGTCGTGGAAAACAAGACAAGTAAAGAAACAACTGCAGCTAAAAAAGAAAATGCGGAAAATGTCGTAAAGACAGAATTATACTTAATTGATAAAAATGGCTATGTGGTACCACAGACCCTAGCTTTGCCGAAAACATCTTCCGTAGCTAAACAAGCATTAGAATACCTAGTGGCCAATGGACCTGTTTCCGAACTGCTTCCTAATGATTTTAGAGCTGTCCTGCCAGAGGATACCGAGCTATCTGTTGATATTAATAAAGAAGGTGTCGCTACAGTCAACTTCTCGAAGGAATTTAAAAATTATCAGCCAGAGGATGAGATGAAAATTCTTCAGTCCGTAACATGGACACTAACTCAATTTGATAATGTGAAATCAGTCAAACTTAAGATGAATGGTCATGACTTAACGGAAATGCCTGTAAATGGAACACCAATCAGTGAAAATCTTTCAAGAGCAACAGGTATTAACTACGATACAACGGATGTAGTAGATATCACGAATACAAAGCCTGTAACCGTCTATTATATTGGTGGAGAAGAGGGCTCTTACTACTATGTTCCAGTTACTCGCAGGGTGAGTGCGAGCGAGTCAAATAATATCGTTGCAGTGGTGAATGAGTTAATAAAAGGGCCTAGTGAAAAATCAAACCTTGTTTCAGAATTTATGCCAGATGTAAAGCTTCTTGAGGCTCCTAAATACGAGGATGGAAAAGTTACCTTAAACTTTAATGAGAATATTTATGGCAGCTTTGAAGAAAAGGTAATCTCTCAACATCTACTAGATGCACTGGTTCTTTCCTTAACGGAACAAACAGGCGTTGAGAAGGTTGCTGTCCAAGTAAAAGGAAAAGCTGAGTTAAAAAATGATAAAGGGAAAAAATTGACTGAGCCGGTAACTCGACCAGAAAAAGTCAACACAGGTAGTTTTTAAAAAAAGTTTTTTGTTATACTATATAGTGACAATGAAAGAGGTTGGCTAGAAGGCCGCCTCTTCTTTATTTGGAATAATAAACATGAAGTAATGCTTTACGAAATGAAGGAGGAAGTACAAGTGCGAGTGGATGGAAGAGAACCATTACAGCTAAGACCAATACATATTGAAACCAATTATTTAATGCATCCTGAAGGTTCTGTCCTTATTTCTGTTGGGAATACAAAGGTGATTTGTACAGCCAGTATTGAAGAGAGAGTCCCTCATTTTATGAGA comes from the Neobacillus sp. PS2-9 genome and includes:
- a CDS encoding GerMN domain-containing protein; translation: MSNNKAKIIGLTVLTSTVLLSGCGLFGTETQKKIDPPKTVVENKTSKETTAAKKENAENVVKTELYLIDKNGYVVPQTLALPKTSSVAKQALEYLVANGPVSELLPNDFRAVLPEDTELSVDINKEGVATVNFSKEFKNYQPEDEMKILQSVTWTLTQFDNVKSVKLKMNGHDLTEMPVNGTPISENLSRATGINYDTTDVVDITNTKPVTVYYIGGEEGSYYYVPVTRRVSASESNNIVAVVNELIKGPSEKSNLVSEFMPDVKLLEAPKYEDGKVTLNFNENIYGSFEEKVISQHLLDALVLSLTEQTGVEKVAVQVKGKAELKNDKGKKLTEPVTRPEKVNTGSF